A single window of Sphingobacteriales bacterium DNA harbors:
- a CDS encoding HEAT repeat domain-containing protein, protein MTIEQVFQDKTLKTKAKVSIIGDCLLKDDLNIETLLLFAEQQKATDKATCIEALEYATKKFPSIANESLQSFVINTLNDEEPRVKWESAKVIGNTAKLFPTKLDKAINNLLSNAEHKGTVVRWATAYALAEILKLNTEHNKTLLPKIEILLENEEDNGVKKKYIDALKKVKR, encoded by the coding sequence ATGACAATAGAACAAGTATTTCAAGATAAGACATTAAAAACAAAAGCTAAGGTTTCAATAATTGGTGATTGTCTATTAAAAGATGATTTGAATATTGAAACCTTATTGCTATTTGCTGAGCAACAAAAAGCTACAGACAAAGCAACATGTATAGAAGCATTAGAATATGCTACTAAAAAATTTCCAAGTATTGCCAACGAAAGTTTACAGAGTTTTGTAATAAATACACTAAATGATGAAGAACCAAGAGTAAAATGGGAAAGTGCAAAAGTAATTGGAAATACAGCTAAATTGTTTCCTACAAAACTTGATAAGGCTATTAATAATCTTTTATCAAATGCTGAACACAAAGGTACTGTTGTACGTTGGGCAACAGCTTATGCATTAGCTGAAATCCTAAAGTTAAATACTGAACACAATAAAACACTATTGCCAAAAATTGAAATACTATTAGAAAACGAAGAAGACAATGGTGTGAAGAAAAAGTATATCGATGCACTCAAAAAAGTAAAAAGATAG
- the aqpZ gene encoding aquaporin Z, giving the protein MKKLASEFIGTLWLVLGGCGSAVLAAAYPELGIGFVGVAMAFGLTVLTMAYAIGHVSGCHLNPAVSIGLWIGGRFDKKELIPYIVAQILGAITGAAILYIIASGKAGFELGGFAANGYGEHSPGGYNMLAAFVTEVVMTFMFLIIILGVIHENAPKGFAGLAIGLGLTLIHLISIPVTNTSVNPARSISQAIFAGGWALEQLWLFIVAPIVGAVLAGIVHKMISNNNE; this is encoded by the coding sequence ATGAAAAAATTAGCGTCAGAATTTATTGGAACATTATGGTTAGTACTTGGTGGATGTGGTAGTGCAGTATTAGCAGCAGCATATCCAGAGTTAGGCATTGGCTTTGTTGGTGTAGCAATGGCATTTGGACTTACTGTATTAACAATGGCTTATGCAATTGGTCATGTTTCTGGTTGCCATCTTAATCCTGCTGTATCTATAGGACTTTGGATTGGTGGTCGCTTCGACAAAAAAGAGTTGATTCCATATATTGTTGCACAAATATTAGGAGCAATTACTGGTGCTGCTATTTTGTATATTATAGCAAGTGGAAAAGCTGGTTTTGAATTAGGTGGATTTGCAGCAAATGGTTATGGCGAACATTCTCCAGGTGGATACAATATGTTAGCAGCTTTTGTAACAGAAGTAGTAATGACATTTATGTTCTTAATTATTATTCTTGGCGTAATACATGAAAATGCACCTAAAGGATTTGCTGGCTTAGCTATCGGATTAGGATTAACGCTAATACATTTAATCAGTATTCCAGTTACAAATACATCTGTAAATCCTGCAAGAAGTATAAGTCAAGCAATATTTGCTGGTGGTTGGGCATTAGAGCAATTGTGGTTATTTATAGTTGCACCAATTGTTGGAGCTGTTTTAGCAGGAATCGTACATAAAATGATTTCTAACAACAACGAATAA
- the ftcD gene encoding glutamate formimidoyltransferase: MTTFSQQDILIECVPNFSEGRNKATIDAIAKAIAEVKDVKLLHIDIGYDANRTVFTFVGKPEAVVDAAFKAIHVAFHLIDMQQHHGAHPRMGACDVCPLIPLQNISMEDTKSYSYILAEKVGSLGVPVYMYEASAKVADRSNLAYIRSGEYEAIEDKKQLAIWQPDFGSFLHSKHFGMIAIGARKFLLAYNVNLQTTDIEIGKKIAAIFRADRKTNEKLQYSKAIAWYMEAYNCVQIYTNITDCEQSSIFYVF; this comes from the coding sequence ATGACAACATTTAGCCAACAAGATATTTTAATAGAATGTGTTCCAAATTTTTCAGAAGGAAGAAATAAAGCTACTATTGATGCAATAGCAAAAGCTATAGCAGAAGTAAAAGATGTAAAACTATTACACATTGACATTGGTTATGATGCCAATAGAACAGTTTTTACTTTTGTAGGCAAACCAGAAGCTGTGGTAGATGCGGCATTTAAGGCAATACATGTTGCATTTCATTTAATTGATATGCAGCAACATCATGGTGCGCATCCAAGAATGGGTGCTTGTGATGTATGTCCACTTATTCCATTGCAAAATATTAGCATGGAAGATACTAAGTCATATTCATATATATTAGCAGAAAAAGTAGGCAGTTTGGGTGTGCCTGTTTATATGTACGAAGCATCTGCCAAGGTAGCTGATAGAAGCAACTTAGCATACATTAGGAGCGGAGAGTATGAGGCTATTGAAGACAAAAAACAATTAGCTATTTGGCAACCAGATTTTGGTAGTTTTTTACATAGCAAGCATTTTGGTATGATAGCAATTGGTGCTAGAAAATTTTTATTAGCCTACAATGTAAATTTGCAAACTACTGATATTGAAATTGGAAAAAAAATTGCTGCAATTTTTAGAGCTGATAGAAAGACCAACGAGAAACTTCAATATTCTAAAGCTATTGCATGGTATATGGAAGCATATAATTGTGTGCAAATATATACTAACATTACTGATTGTGAGCAATCATCTATTTTTTATGTTTTTTAA
- a CDS encoding MFS transporter — protein sequence MIFKKEVFNALAYKEFKYYVVARFLITVAISFQSVIIGWKIYILTNSKLLLGFIGLTEAIPAIGVALYGGYIADKYDKQKLYMYCLSFFALLSGMLIFITHDYFLHLAGLRNTVIAIYIIIFLTGIARGLAGPASFSLSTFLIPKHLYQNGATWSSSAWQLGAVIGPAFAGILFGFLGITKTFTIQLILIIFSVFLIYNIKPKSPVQTTVAESVWKSIQVGLKFVFQNKIILSCISLDLFAVLFGGAVALLPVYANDILHVGPQGLGALRAMPAVGAIFTMLFVAFSPIHKNAGYKLLFSVAGFGLCIILFGISTNFYLSLCCLMIGGALDGVSVIIRHTIIQLKTPAEMRGRVSAVNSMFIGSSNEIGEFESGVTARLFGTVPAVVFGGAMTILVVIVTYFYAPSIRKLELKTDED from the coding sequence ATGATTTTTAAGAAAGAAGTATTTAATGCATTAGCCTACAAAGAATTCAAATACTATGTTGTAGCACGTTTCTTAATTACTGTAGCCATTTCTTTTCAGTCAGTAATTATTGGATGGAAAATATACATTTTAACAAATAGCAAATTACTACTTGGATTTATTGGACTTACAGAAGCAATTCCTGCAATTGGTGTAGCATTGTATGGTGGCTATATTGCAGACAAATATGATAAGCAAAAACTATACATGTATTGTTTATCATTTTTTGCCTTACTCAGTGGTATGTTAATCTTCATAACACATGATTACTTTTTGCATCTAGCAGGATTGAGAAATACTGTTATTGCCATCTATATAATTATATTTCTAACAGGCATTGCTCGTGGTTTAGCTGGTCCTGCATCATTCTCACTTTCGACATTTCTTATACCTAAACACCTATATCAAAATGGTGCTACTTGGAGTAGCAGTGCATGGCAATTGGGTGCTGTTATTGGCCCAGCATTTGCAGGAATATTATTTGGTTTTTTAGGCATTACAAAAACATTTACTATACAATTAATTCTAATTATTTTTTCTGTTTTCTTAATTTATAATATAAAACCTAAGTCGCCTGTACAAACAACAGTAGCAGAAAGTGTTTGGAAAAGTATACAAGTAGGGTTGAAGTTTGTCTTTCAAAACAAGATTATTCTTTCCTGTATTTCCTTAGATTTATTTGCTGTATTATTTGGTGGTGCAGTAGCTTTGTTACCTGTATATGCTAATGATATTTTGCATGTTGGGCCACAAGGTTTAGGCGCACTAAGAGCCATGCCAGCAGTAGGTGCTATATTTACAATGCTATTCGTTGCATTTTCGCCAATACATAAAAATGCTGGTTATAAATTATTATTTTCGGTAGCTGGTTTTGGCTTATGTATTATTCTATTTGGTATTAGTACAAACTTCTACTTGTCTTTATGTTGTTTAATGATAGGTGGTGCATTAGATGGTGTAAGTGTAATAATTAGACATACCATTATTCAATTAAAAACACCAGCTGAAATGCGTGGTAGAGTATCCGCAGTAAATTCTATGTTTATTGGTTCTTCTAACGAAATTGGTGAGTTTGAAAGTGGTGTTACTGCAAGATTGTTTGGTACTGTACCAGCAGTTGTATTTGGTGGCGCAATGACTATTTTAGTTGTAATAGTAACCTATTTCTACGCACCGTCAATAAGAAAATTGGAGCTAAAAACTGATGAAGATTAA
- a CDS encoding SRPBCC family protein: MTIINLQTKFNADINRCFDLSRDVDAHKLTAKRTNETAIAGRTSGLCQLGDKITWEAKHFGIRQRLTVEITKMNPPYFFEDIMLKGAFKSMRHIHTFESKNGHTIMTDEFYYEVPFGILGKIFDVLVLKKYMTNFLKIRNQILKDILES, translated from the coding sequence ATGACAATTATTAATCTACAAACAAAATTTAATGCAGATATTAATAGATGCTTTGATTTATCACGTGATGTTGATGCACATAAACTAACAGCAAAAAGAACTAATGAAACTGCAATTGCAGGTAGAACATCAGGACTTTGTCAATTAGGAGATAAAATTACTTGGGAGGCAAAACATTTTGGAATAAGACAAAGACTTACAGTAGAAATTACAAAAATGAATCCACCATATTTTTTTGAAGACATTATGTTGAAAGGTGCATTTAAAAGCATGCGTCATATTCATACATTTGAAAGTAAAAATGGACATACAATAATGACAGACGAATTTTATTATGAAGTACCATTTGGTATTTTAGGTAAAATATTTGACGTATTAGTTCTAAAAAAATATATGACTAATTTTTTAAAAATTAGAAATCAAATACTTAAAGATATCTTAGAAAGCTAA
- a CDS encoding response regulator transcription factor, with protein MKILIVEDEKELAKDIANYLSKENHLCEFASTYNQAIEKIALYTYDCILLDIMLPDGNGLKILEIIKNQNKQDGVIIISAKNAIDDKVKGLQIGADDYLTKPFHLSELSARIHSIIRRKQFNSSNIIQQNEITIDLLGKTVQVNETEINLTKKEIDLLLFFIGNKNRVISKSALAEHLSGDIADMFDNHDFIYAHVKNFKKKLTEA; from the coding sequence ATGAAAATTTTGATTGTAGAAGATGAAAAAGAACTTGCAAAAGACATTGCCAATTATTTATCTAAAGAAAATCATTTGTGTGAGTTTGCATCTACATATAATCAAGCCATTGAAAAAATAGCACTTTATACCTATGATTGTATTCTTTTAGATATCATGTTGCCAGATGGCAATGGTTTGAAAATTCTTGAAATAATAAAAAATCAAAACAAACAAGATGGTGTAATTATTATTTCAGCAAAAAACGCAATTGATGATAAAGTAAAAGGATTGCAAATTGGCGCTGATGATTATTTGACAAAACCATTTCATCTTTCTGAATTGTCTGCAAGAATACATTCTATCATACGCAGAAAACAATTTAATAGTTCCAATATTATCCAACAAAATGAAATAACAATTGATTTGTTGGGCAAAACAGTACAAGTAAATGAAACAGAAATTAATCTAACAAAAAAAGAAATTGATTTATTGCTATTTTTTATTGGAAATAAAAATCGTGTTATCTCAAAAAGTGCTTTGGCTGAACATCTATCTGGTGATATTGCAGACATGTTTGACAACCACGATTTTATTTATGCACATGTAAAGAATTTTAAAAAGAAATTAACTGAAGCTTGA
- a CDS encoding DUF3098 domain-containing protein, giving the protein MAKNKPQVKQAPKVAEPKEVKQINQSTKKSSGSGFSLPKSQNQTLLFDNLNYILFSIGAVLIVLGFILMSGGNTDPKVFNEAEIYSFRRITLAPITILIGFAIIGIGILKKPSQTITTA; this is encoded by the coding sequence ATGGCAAAAAATAAACCACAAGTAAAACAAGCACCAAAAGTAGCTGAACCAAAAGAAGTAAAACAAATAAATCAATCTACAAAGAAAAGTAGTGGTTCAGGTTTCAGTTTACCAAAAAGTCAAAATCAAACACTTTTATTTGACAACTTGAACTATATTCTATTTAGTATAGGCGCAGTACTTATAGTATTAGGTTTTATACTAATGAGTGGTGGCAATACTGATCCAAAAGTATTTAACGAAGCAGAAATCTATTCATTTAGAAGAATTACACTTGCACCTATTACAATATTAATAGGATTTGCAATTATAGGAATTGGAATACTAAAAAAACCTAGTCAAACAATTACAACAGCATAA
- a CDS encoding PepSY-like domain-containing protein — protein sequence MEIPAVVKLTLQKNYQNAEELKWEKENSNYEASFEFDKTEYSLLIDSVGNILETEIEIKTNELPVEVKNYVAKNYADQKIKEAAKIIDNKGTVTYEAEVNDKDLIFDSNGNIIK from the coding sequence ATCGAAATTCCAGCTGTAGTTAAACTAACACTGCAAAAAAATTACCAAAATGCAGAAGAGCTAAAATGGGAAAAAGAAAACAGCAACTATGAAGCATCTTTTGAATTTGATAAAACTGAATATTCACTTCTCATAGACTCAGTAGGAAATATTCTTGAAACAGAAATTGAAATCAAAACCAATGAACTTCCTGTTGAAGTAAAAAATTATGTTGCTAAAAACTATGCAGATCAAAAAATTAAAGAAGCTGCAAAAATTATAGACAACAAAGGCACTGTCACTTATGAAGCAGAAGTAAATGACAAAGATTTAATTTTTGACTCAAACGGAAATATAATAAAATAA
- a CDS encoding universal stress protein, producing MNTIIFPTDFSETADNALQTAKNVAKNTNATIHLCHFYTLVLNNYTAPESMIPLELLDDIKVSAVNEINKMKEALVLEGFKVESTVNGGDLVLEILDLAENTHADLIVMGTTGANNFINKLIGSNALSIMQKSKCPVILVPNNYKNKTSIDKIVFADHFDVDNSQIIQEIANFADKMQVSAVDVLSVNTDYNFNVINDTQTIDSLVNTLGENKVKLNFVEAANFVDGFKQYAENHQVDLLIMSTRKKTLLQRLFTDSQTKLMAEHGQTPLMIYHI from the coding sequence ATGAATACTATAATTTTTCCAACAGATTTTTCTGAAACAGCAGACAATGCGCTACAAACAGCAAAGAATGTAGCCAAAAATACAAATGCAACCATACATTTGTGTCATTTTTATACATTGGTGCTAAATAATTATACAGCACCAGAATCTATGATTCCATTAGAATTGTTGGATGACATTAAAGTATCTGCAGTAAATGAAATAAATAAAATGAAAGAAGCTTTAGTACTTGAAGGCTTTAAGGTAGAAAGCACGGTAAATGGTGGCGATTTGGTGTTAGAAATTTTAGATTTAGCAGAAAATACTCATGCAGATTTAATTGTGATGGGTACAACTGGTGCAAACAATTTCATTAATAAACTAATTGGTAGCAATGCATTGAGTATTATGCAAAAAAGTAAATGTCCTGTAATATTAGTACCAAATAATTATAAAAATAAAACTAGCATAGATAAGATTGTATTTGCAGATCATTTTGATGTAGATAATTCACAAATCATTCAAGAGATTGCAAATTTTGCTGATAAGATGCAAGTTTCTGCAGTAGATGTACTTAGTGTGAATACTGATTACAATTTCAATGTTATAAATGATACTCAAACTATAGATAGTTTAGTAAACACATTAGGCGAAAATAAGGTAAAACTCAACTTTGTTGAAGCGGCAAATTTTGTTGATGGTTTTAAACAATATGCAGAAAACCACCAAGTAGATTTACTGATAATGAGTACAAGAAAGAAAACACTTTTGCAAAGATTGTTTACAGATAGCCAAACAAAACTAATGGCAGAACACGGGCAAACACCATTAATGATATACCATATCTAA
- a CDS encoding undecaprenyl-diphosphate phosphatase — protein sequence METIHAVFIAIVEGITEFLPVSSTAHMIFMSTFFGIEENEFVKMFQVSIQFGAILSVVVLYWKKFLNFKSLDFYIKLAIAIIPALVLGKLFDEKIEAVLEKPIPIAIVLILGGIVLLFVDKYFQNPTIKKEEDITIKKAFTIGFWQCLAMMPGVSRSAASIIGGMQQKLTRDLAAEFSFFLAVPTMFAVTCYSLILKDWNYNGIEQKGYEMIFSSSSNTFIFILGNIVAFIVALLAIKFFIEIIKKYGFKFFGYYRIIMGSIILAFLLLK from the coding sequence ATGGAAACAATACATGCTGTTTTTATTGCTATTGTAGAAGGCATCACAGAGTTTTTGCCAGTATCATCTACTGCACATATGATTTTTATGAGTACATTTTTCGGTATTGAAGAAAATGAATTTGTAAAAATGTTTCAAGTATCTATACAATTTGGCGCTATACTTTCGGTAGTGGTATTGTATTGGAAAAAGTTTTTAAATTTCAAATCATTAGATTTTTATATTAAGTTGGCTATAGCTATCATTCCAGCATTAGTACTAGGAAAATTATTTGACGAAAAAATAGAAGCAGTTTTAGAAAAACCTATTCCAATTGCCATCGTTTTAATACTTGGTGGTATCGTATTGTTGTTTGTAGATAAATATTTTCAAAATCCAACAATAAAAAAGGAAGAAGACATTACCATAAAAAAAGCATTCACTATTGGTTTTTGGCAATGTTTAGCAATGATGCCTGGCGTAAGTCGTTCGGCTGCTTCAATAATTGGTGGTATGCAACAAAAGCTAACAAGAGATTTAGCAGCAGAATTTTCATTCTTTTTAGCAGTACCAACCATGTTTGCAGTGACTTGTTATTCTTTAATCTTAAAAGATTGGAACTACAATGGAATTGAGCAAAAAGGCTATGAGATGATATTTTCATCTTCAAGCAATACATTCATTTTTATCTTAGGAAATATAGTCGCATTTATTGTAGCATTATTAGCTATAAAATTCTTTATAGAAATCATCAAAAAATATGGTTTTAAGTTTTTTGGCTACTATAGAATAATCATGGGTAGCATTATTTTAGCATTTTTATTACTAAAATAG
- a CDS encoding TonB-dependent receptor, with product MTYIKNIALSYFLFMMIVISSAQTPLTTISGIVKDKKDKSLMSYVNVVLKTEKDSAFVTGTVTDDNGSFILTDIKPDNYIIEFSFLGYITKEKPLFVGNLSKFLDIATIEIEEDAQLLNEVLITAKADDVSSKMDKKTYSVEDNISQNGGSVLQTMQNLPGITVQDNKVQLRGNDKVTILIDGKQTAMTGFGNQTGLDNIPASSIEKIEIINNPSSKYDANGNAGIINIIMKKNKQDGFNGKVGLTIGAGALWVRHDNLPTIRPQYTFTPKVNPSISFNYRKGKINAFFQADNLYTQTLNKNEFVDRTYDDGTIIKQQLKRNRNTNFFTSKAGIDWYINEHNTLTVSGLFGSEKIIDRGDQPFFNADLSERLRLWKFLEDELKTTAMSTVAYQHKFKQAGHLLNAGFNYTFHREDEKYFYDNYLPTSKGTDAFKLLSDEQVYDFNVDYIKPLKFGHIETGIKFRYRTIPTNMNFIPGVNSVLDTNAGGWANYKELIPALYGNYVVENKKWEAELGLRLEYVNINYKVNPNHNTYKSDGYDYIQPFPNFRLAYKINDHNKLSLFYNRRVDRPNEVDIRIFPKYDDAEIIKVGNPALRPQFTNSFELGYKTNWNKGYFYSALYYRFATATITRISTIVPNSTLIYAIFQNAGKSHNTGLEVIFNQNITKWYTLNLNANIYYNQINAFTVENLYPTPHTFSMVKQTIFSGSIKLNNNFHLPKNFELQATAVYLAPDIIPQGKIGQRFSFDLGLKKSIQKGKGELFFNANDLFNTMVIKKQINGNGFNYTSSDYYETQVIRLGYSFKF from the coding sequence ATGACGTACATAAAAAATATAGCACTAAGTTATTTCCTATTTATGATGATTGTTATTTCGTCTGCACAAACACCACTAACAACAATTTCTGGAATAGTAAAAGATAAAAAAGACAAATCACTCATGTCTTATGTAAATGTTGTTTTAAAAACTGAAAAAGATAGTGCGTTTGTAACAGGAACAGTAACAGATGACAATGGAAGTTTTATACTCACAGACATTAAACCAGATAATTATATTATAGAATTTTCTTTTCTTGGATACATTACAAAAGAAAAACCATTATTTGTTGGTAATCTTTCAAAGTTTTTAGATATAGCAACGATTGAAATAGAAGAAGATGCACAGTTACTAAATGAAGTTTTGATAACAGCAAAAGCAGATGACGTGAGTAGCAAAATGGATAAAAAAACGTATTCCGTTGAAGATAATATTAGTCAGAATGGAGGTTCTGTTTTGCAAACCATGCAAAATTTGCCAGGTATTACAGTACAAGACAATAAAGTTCAACTACGTGGAAATGATAAAGTAACAATACTCATTGATGGTAAACAAACAGCAATGACAGGCTTTGGCAACCAAACTGGATTAGATAACATTCCGGCATCATCTATCGAAAAAATAGAAATCATCAACAATCCATCTTCCAAATACGATGCAAATGGCAATGCTGGAATTATCAATATTATAATGAAAAAAAACAAACAAGATGGTTTTAATGGCAAAGTTGGACTCACTATTGGTGCTGGCGCATTGTGGGTTCGTCATGATAACTTACCTACAATAAGGCCACAATATACTTTTACACCAAAAGTCAATCCTTCCATTTCTTTTAATTATAGAAAAGGAAAAATAAATGCATTTTTTCAAGCAGATAATTTATATACACAAACACTCAATAAAAATGAATTTGTAGATAGAACTTATGACGATGGAACTATTATCAAACAACAACTAAAAAGAAATAGAAACACAAATTTCTTTACGTCAAAAGCAGGCATTGATTGGTATATCAATGAACATAATACTTTGACTGTTTCTGGTTTATTTGGAAGTGAGAAAATAATTGACAGAGGCGACCAACCTTTTTTTAATGCAGATTTATCTGAAAGATTGCGACTTTGGAAATTTTTAGAAGATGAATTAAAAACAACAGCAATGTCTACTGTGGCATATCAACACAAATTCAAACAAGCTGGACATTTACTTAACGCAGGTTTTAACTATACTTTTCACAGAGAAGATGAAAAATATTTTTACGATAACTATTTACCAACTTCAAAAGGCACAGATGCATTCAAACTATTATCAGACGAACAAGTATATGATTTTAATGTAGATTATATAAAACCATTAAAGTTTGGGCATATAGAAACTGGTATAAAATTTAGATATAGAACAATTCCTACAAACATGAATTTTATTCCTGGTGTAAATTCAGTATTAGATACAAATGCTGGTGGCTGGGCAAATTACAAAGAATTGATTCCTGCACTTTATGGAAATTATGTAGTAGAAAATAAAAAATGGGAAGCAGAATTAGGATTGAGATTAGAATATGTGAACATCAATTACAAGGTAAACCCAAATCACAATACTTACAAAAGTGATGGCTATGATTATATTCAACCTTTTCCAAATTTCAGATTGGCATATAAAATTAATGACCACAACAAACTGTCGCTTTTCTATAATCGAAGAGTAGATAGACCAAACGAAGTAGATATTAGAATTTTTCCAAAATACGATGATGCTGAAATTATTAAAGTTGGTAACCCAGCATTGCGTCCACAGTTCACCAATTCATTTGAGTTAGGCTATAAGACAAATTGGAATAAAGGCTATTTTTATTCAGCATTATATTATCGTTTTGCAACTGCAACTATTACAAGAATTTCTACGATTGTACCCAACAGTACTTTAATATATGCCATATTTCAGAATGCTGGAAAAAGTCACAACACAGGCTTGGAAGTCATATTCAATCAAAATATAACAAAATGGTATACTTTAAATCTCAATGCAAATATATATTACAATCAAATTAATGCATTTACAGTAGAAAATTTATATCCAACACCACATACTTTTTCAATGGTCAAACAAACTATTTTCTCAGGTAGTATTAAATTGAATAATAATTTTCATTTACCAAAAAACTTTGAATTGCAAGCAACTGCTGTGTATTTAGCACCAGATATTATACCACAAGGAAAAATTGGGCAAAGATTTTCATTCGATTTAGGTCTAAAAAAATCTATCCAAAAAGGAAAAGGTGAACTATTTTTTAATGCTAATGATTTGTTTAATACGATGGTAATTAAAAAACAAATTAATGGAAATGGTTTTAACTATACAAGTTCAGACTATTATGAAACACAAGTTATTCGATTAGGCTATAGTTTTAAATTTTAA
- a CDS encoding HAMP domain-containing histidine kinase, with translation MSKLLNKPFKAFSIYALIILMCSIPVYYLVIDFIWLQELDEHNLIIKKQILNNFNKNTIEEIELNSLLKNWNKLQPNTTLTPSNITSPKSDSTYTISKQNEYVAYNEINRFRVLSSYIIINNKIYHLQVESNVEETDETMLAIAFVTLLFFIALVIGFIFLNRRIAKQIWQPFRNTLEKLKSFDLTTQQTISFDKTDIEEFEDLNQSLRNLIDKNISVYTQQKTFIENASHELQTPLAVLKSKIDVLLQNEQLSNEQAEIINAIELPLSRVTRINKNLLLLAKIENNQFSDKENIELTEMINESIEMLSDYIEAKQISVGKNLKEKFSLTCNKTLLEILINNLLINAIVHNVENGKINIEFCDRKLSISNIGKSALDNTKIFDRFIVSSSENTNSGLGLAITKEICHRYNWNIQYTFENNFHSFVIKF, from the coding sequence ATGAGTAAATTATTAAACAAACCATTCAAAGCATTTTCAATTTATGCGCTAATTATTTTAATGTGTAGTATTCCTGTTTATTATTTAGTAATAGATTTTATTTGGCTACAAGAGTTAGACGAGCATAATTTAATTATAAAAAAACAGATACTAAATAATTTTAATAAAAATACAATTGAAGAAATTGAATTAAATAGTTTGCTTAAAAATTGGAATAAATTGCAACCAAATACAACATTAACACCAAGCAATATAACATCTCCAAAATCTGACAGCACTTATACGATTAGCAAACAAAATGAGTATGTAGCCTATAATGAAATCAATCGATTTAGAGTTCTTTCATCTTATATAATAATTAATAACAAAATATACCATTTGCAAGTTGAAAGTAATGTTGAAGAAACTGATGAGACAATGCTTGCAATTGCTTTTGTAACACTTTTATTTTTTATAGCATTGGTTATTGGATTTATTTTTCTAAACAGGCGAATAGCAAAACAAATTTGGCAACCATTTAGAAATACACTTGAAAAACTAAAATCATTTGATTTAACTACGCAACAAACCATTTCATTTGACAAAACTGATATTGAAGAATTTGAAGACTTAAATCAATCTTTGCGAAACTTAATAGATAAAAATATTTCTGTATATACACAACAAAAAACATTTATAGAAAATGCATCGCACGAATTACAAACTCCTTTGGCAGTTCTAAAATCAAAAATAGATGTATTGTTGCAAAACGAACAACTAAGCAATGAACAAGCTGAAATAATTAATGCAATTGAATTGCCACTGTCAAGAGTAACGCGAATCAACAAAAATTTATTGCTTTTAGCCAAAATAGAAAACAATCAATTTTCTGATAAAGAAAATATTGAATTAACAGAAATGATAAATGAGTCGATTGAAATGCTTTCAGATTATATTGAAGCCAAACAAATTTCAGTTGGTAAAAACCTCAAAGAAAAATTTTCGCTCACATGCAACAAAACTTTACTTGAAATTTTAATCAATAATTTATTAATCAATGCAATTGTACATAATGTTGAAAATGGAAAAATTAATATAGAATTTTGTGATAGGAAATTATCAATTTCCAATATAGGAAAATCAGCATTAGATAATACTAAAATTTTTGACAGATTTATAGTTTCATCTTCCGAGAATACCAATAGTGGTTTAGGTTTAGCCATAACTAAAGAAATTTGCCATCGCTACAATTGGAATATCCAATACACTTTTGAAAATAATTTTCATTCGTTCGTAATAAAATTCTAA